One Gossypium hirsutum isolate 1008001.06 chromosome A11, Gossypium_hirsutum_v2.1, whole genome shotgun sequence genomic window carries:
- the LOC107923408 gene encoding F-box protein At3g07870: protein MDRLPQEVALEILSRLPLLSLVQSKSVCRAWRTFIQDQLLLKKHFKHMVENDPSFILQIMGHCIQNQLYFGDLSSDPNDENVMVIAKKLTIPPLLSFHLVSSCNGLLLLSATHPSFELCIYNPFTRDYVELPKRSHHAGVLGFGFDPTTKKYKVVEISYKRTTHLYFRRRVVRFGMRPASQTAASSVEVHILTISSNTWRNLGSFPFRFVWQKSQVLVNGKLHWRATTNLIMSFDLATEQFKEVPRPNFIASNRRIHELVVLRGCLSAVSFDDDNEELEIWVMKEYDVKESWVKQFSIGAYVPKMLQANYQCHSSNDPRFHSRKEWIQVLCLLKSGGLLLQYRNKALVVYDPHCRTFQDVEVPYEEIPSFRANSPADLKMIPSFTFSISNSITSSTILRTSIHKNKREVKSIAHDVQVAQTEEGTFQS, encoded by the exons ATGGATCGTCTTCCTCAAGAGGTTGCACTTGAGATACTATCAAGGCTTCCACTCCTAAGCTTAGTTCAATCCAAATCTGTATGTCGAGCCTGGCGTACCTTCATACAAGATCAACTGCTTCTCAAAAAGCATTTCAAACACATGGTTGAGAACGATCCAAGCTTCATTTTACAAATCATGGGTCATTGCATCCAAAACCAGCTTTATTTTGGAGATTTATCGAGCGATCCAAACGATGAAAACGTGATGGTGATAGCAAAGAAGCTTACCATACCACCGTTGCTAAGCTTCCATTTGGTGAGTTCATGTAATGGATTGCTATTGTTGAGTGCCACTCACCCAAGCTTTGAACTCTGTATTTATAATCCATTTACCAGGGATTATGTAGAGTTACCGAAGCGTAGTCATCATGCTGGGGTGTTAGGATTTGGCTTTGATCCTACCACAAAGAAATATAAGGTTGTCGAGATATCATATAAAAGAACAACTCATTTGTATTTTCGTCGTCGTGTTGTTAGATTTGGCATGCGTCCAGCCTCTCAGACTGCAGCATCTTCTGTTGAGGTTCATATTTTGACTATTAGTAGCAACACATGGAGAAATTTGGGAAGCTTTCCTTTCCGTTTTGTGTGGCAAAAATCTCAAGTTTTGGTCAATGGGAAACTTCATTGGAGAGCTACTACTAACCTTATTATGTCCTTTGACTTGGCTACTGAACAATTCAAGGAGGTCCCTAGGCCTAATTTCATTGCTTCGAACAGGCGAATTCATGAGCTTGTTGTTCTACGAGGTTGCCTGTCGGCAGTTTCTTTTGATGACGATAATGAAGAACTGGAgatttgggtgatgaaggagtaTGATGTGAAGGAGTCTTGGGTCAAACAATTTAGCATTGGAGCTTACGTACCAAAGATGTTACAGGCAAATTATCAGTGTCATTCCTCGAATGATCCGAGGTTTCATTCGCGTAAAGAATGGATCCAGGTTCTGTGCCTATTGAAGAGTGGAGGGCTCTTACTGCAGTACAGAAATAAAGCACTTGTTGTCTATGATCCACATTGCAGGACGTTCCAAGATGTCGAAGTTCCATATGAAGAAATTCCGAG CTTTAGAGCCAATTCTCCTGCAGACCTGAAAATGATTCCAAGTTTCACCTTCTCAATATCTAATTCAATAACCAGCTCGACAATTTTAAGAACTTCCATACACAAAAACAAGAGGGAAGTGAAGAGCATAGCCCATGATGTTCAAGTTGCTCAAACCGAGGAAGGGACTTTTCAATCTTAA